The proteins below come from a single Mercenaria mercenaria strain notata chromosome 3, MADL_Memer_1, whole genome shotgun sequence genomic window:
- the LOC123525269 gene encoding uncharacterized protein LOC123525269 isoform X2: MSMDFRKTTYRPTRTDNRFRTSYALMSQWMNRKGSGQAYRKEPLPQTFAIAMQGNAAFPRQPVFSAGSRSADDFRGQREQYPPDPMLYNVSAPQAAIDENVPVHLRFNDTAGYDDFHKAFNQVSKQWPSASYPDFGPPRLRHGRAGGSWRHVKEVLQAGGSRIVFVDGVIRWADGVKIDEIPGGNLIQPRVGQIKSRYITPSKPEKNPSGLGKSEVLAMNEFHRECPTIWRSKSDMPDFVSWGKSGL; encoded by the exons AACAAGTTATGCCCTCATGTCACAATGGATGAACCGAAAAGGTTCTGGACAAGCTTACAGAAAGGAACCACTCCCACAAACGTTTGCCATAGCAATGCAAGGTAATGCAGCGTTTCCACGACAACCAGTGTTCTCAGCAGGGTCAAGGTCGGCAGACGACTTTAGAGGTCAAAGAGAACAGTACCCACCGGACCCAATGTTGTATAATGTGTCAGCACCACAGGCAGCT ATTGATGAGAATGTCCCGGTACATTTGAGATTCAACGACACAGCGGGGTATGATGATTTCCATAAAGCATTCAACCAAGTCAGCAAACAGTGGCCATCAGCTAGTTATCCAGACTTTGGACCACCTAG ATTACGTCACGGGCGTGCTGGTGGAAGTTGGAGACACGTGAAAGAGGTTTTACAGGCTGGTGGCTCACGAATTGTTTTTGTCGATG gTGTGATAAGGTGGGCTGACGGGGTGAAAATAGACGAAATTCCAGGCGGTAATTTAATTCAGCCGAGAGTAGGACAAATTAAGTCACGATACATAACTCCCAGCAAACCGGAAAAGAACCCAAGTG GCCTCGGTAAATCTGAAGTTCTTGCTATGAACGAATTCCACCGAGAGTGTCCCACGATTTGGCGTAGTAAATCTGACATGCCCGACTTTGTTTCTTGGGGCAAG agtGGGCTTTAA
- the LOC123525269 gene encoding uncharacterized protein LOC123525269 isoform X1, protein MSMDFRKTTYRPTRTDNRFRTSYALMSQWMNRKGSGQAYRKEPLPQTFAIAMQGNAAFPRQPVFSAGSRSADDFRGQREQYPPDPMLYNVSAPQAAIDENVPVHLRFNDTAGYDDFHKAFNQVSKQWPSASYPDFGPPRLRHGRAGGSWRHVKEVLQAGGSRIVFVDGVIRWADGVKIDEIPGGNLIQPRVGQIKSRYITPSKPEKNPSADQVVNQSQPQERAHIDQAPVFTRSRTEMPASSFRQAGRQKSGL, encoded by the exons AACAAGTTATGCCCTCATGTCACAATGGATGAACCGAAAAGGTTCTGGACAAGCTTACAGAAAGGAACCACTCCCACAAACGTTTGCCATAGCAATGCAAGGTAATGCAGCGTTTCCACGACAACCAGTGTTCTCAGCAGGGTCAAGGTCGGCAGACGACTTTAGAGGTCAAAGAGAACAGTACCCACCGGACCCAATGTTGTATAATGTGTCAGCACCACAGGCAGCT ATTGATGAGAATGTCCCGGTACATTTGAGATTCAACGACACAGCGGGGTATGATGATTTCCATAAAGCATTCAACCAAGTCAGCAAACAGTGGCCATCAGCTAGTTATCCAGACTTTGGACCACCTAG ATTACGTCACGGGCGTGCTGGTGGAAGTTGGAGACACGTGAAAGAGGTTTTACAGGCTGGTGGCTCACGAATTGTTTTTGTCGATG gTGTGATAAGGTGGGCTGACGGGGTGAAAATAGACGAAATTCCAGGCGGTAATTTAATTCAGCCGAGAGTAGGACAAATTAAGTCACGATACATAACTCCCAGCAAACCGGAAAAGAACCCAAGTG CTGACCAAGTAGTAAACCAATCACAACCTCAAGAACGTGCACACATTGACCAAGCGCCAGTCTTTACCCGCAGTAGAACTGAAATGCCTGCTAGTTCATTTAGACAAGCTGGTAGACAAAAG agtGGGCTTTAA
- the LOC123525269 gene encoding uncharacterized protein LOC123525269 isoform X3, whose product MSMDFRKTTYRPTRTDNRFRTSYALMSQWMNRKGSGQAYRKEPLPQTFAIAMQGNAAFPRQPVFSAGSRSADDFRGQREQYPPDPMLYNVSAPQAAIDENVPVHLRFNDTAGYDDFHKAFNQVSKQWPSASYPDFGPPRLRHGRAGGSWRHVKEVLQAGGSRIVFVDGVIRWADGVKIDEIPGGNLIQPRVGQIKSRYITPSKPEKNPSEWALNQKYGTERNNWLIMR is encoded by the exons AACAAGTTATGCCCTCATGTCACAATGGATGAACCGAAAAGGTTCTGGACAAGCTTACAGAAAGGAACCACTCCCACAAACGTTTGCCATAGCAATGCAAGGTAATGCAGCGTTTCCACGACAACCAGTGTTCTCAGCAGGGTCAAGGTCGGCAGACGACTTTAGAGGTCAAAGAGAACAGTACCCACCGGACCCAATGTTGTATAATGTGTCAGCACCACAGGCAGCT ATTGATGAGAATGTCCCGGTACATTTGAGATTCAACGACACAGCGGGGTATGATGATTTCCATAAAGCATTCAACCAAGTCAGCAAACAGTGGCCATCAGCTAGTTATCCAGACTTTGGACCACCTAG ATTACGTCACGGGCGTGCTGGTGGAAGTTGGAGACACGTGAAAGAGGTTTTACAGGCTGGTGGCTCACGAATTGTTTTTGTCGATG gTGTGATAAGGTGGGCTGACGGGGTGAAAATAGACGAAATTCCAGGCGGTAATTTAATTCAGCCGAGAGTAGGACAAATTAAGTCACGATACATAACTCCCAGCAAACCGGAAAAGAACCCAAGTG agtGGGCTTTAAACCAGAAGTATGGCACCGAGAGAAATAACTGGCTTATTATGAGATAA